A window from Deinococcus koreensis encodes these proteins:
- a CDS encoding peroxiredoxin, with protein MALETGDLVPSFSVPQDNGRPYVPQPGRWRVLFFFPKTATTHCQLQARRYAALQPQLEALGADVVGINGDPRRDQVQFRGLCELNYPLLDDSRHDLSRQFGVLEEPWPGETVRRPRRDTFLVSPDGVIVQHWREVDPGRDAETVLEALRTLVA; from the coding sequence ATGGCGCTCGAGACCGGTGACCTCGTTCCCTCCTTCTCTGTCCCTCAGGACAATGGTCGACCCTACGTGCCGCAGCCCGGACGCTGGCGGGTGCTGTTCTTCTTCCCCAAGACCGCGACGACCCACTGCCAGCTGCAGGCGCGTCGGTACGCGGCGCTGCAGCCCCAGCTTGAAGCGCTGGGCGCCGATGTGGTGGGGATCAATGGCGATCCCCGGCGCGATCAGGTGCAGTTCCGCGGCCTGTGCGAGCTGAACTATCCCCTGCTGGACGACAGCCGCCACGACCTCAGCCGGCAGTTCGGCGTGCTGGAGGAACCCTGGCCCGGCGAGACTGTGCGCCGCCCGCGCCGCGACACCTTTCTGGTCAGCCCCGACGGGGTGATCGTGCAGCACTGGAGGGAGGTCGATCCGGGCCGGGACGCCGAGACGGTTCTGGAGGCCCTGCGAACCCTGGTGGCCTGA
- a CDS encoding SDR family NAD(P)-dependent oxidoreductase: MSAPYVFAGGVAVVTGAAGGIGEALAVALAARGSHLALIDRDGPGLEGVAQGLRTRHPGLRLSTHTFDLVRTAEIPGLADEVLRHHGRVNLLINNAGIALGGTFEQITLEQFERVQAINLRAVVALCKALLPALKSSLGSQIVNVSSLYGLIAPAGQTAYSASKFAVRGFSEALRHELAPLGLGVTVVHPGGVRTRIASSAELAPGLDAAEVAAQQRQMERLLTLPPAQAATIILDAVHRRAPRVLVGGDARMVDLLARLFPGHYWRVVSWLTARLARG; this comes from the coding sequence GTGAGCGCGCCCTACGTCTTCGCCGGCGGCGTGGCCGTGGTGACCGGGGCGGCCGGCGGCATCGGGGAAGCGCTGGCGGTGGCCCTCGCCGCGCGGGGCAGCCACCTCGCCCTGATCGACCGCGACGGGCCGGGGCTGGAGGGGGTCGCGCAGGGGCTGCGGACACGCCATCCGGGCCTGCGCCTGTCCACCCACACCTTCGACCTCGTGCGCACCGCCGAGATTCCGGGGCTGGCCGACGAGGTGCTGCGGCACCACGGCCGGGTCAACCTGCTCATCAACAACGCCGGCATCGCGCTGGGGGGCACCTTCGAGCAGATCACCCTGGAGCAGTTCGAGCGCGTCCAGGCGATCAACCTGCGGGCGGTGGTCGCGCTGTGCAAGGCGCTGCTGCCGGCGCTGAAGTCCTCGCTGGGCTCGCAGATCGTGAACGTGTCGAGCCTGTACGGCCTGATCGCCCCGGCCGGCCAGACCGCCTACAGCGCCAGCAAGTTCGCCGTGCGCGGCTTCTCCGAGGCCCTGCGCCACGAACTCGCGCCCCTGGGGCTGGGCGTGACGGTCGTGCATCCCGGCGGCGTGCGTACCCGCATCGCCAGCAGCGCCGAACTGGCTCCCGGCCTGGACGCCGCCGAGGTCGCGGCCCAGCAGCGCCAGATGGAACGCCTGCTGACCCTGCCGCCCGCCCAGGCCGCCACCATCATCCTGGACGCGGTTCATCGGCGGGCGCCGCGCGTGCTGGTGGGGGGCGACGCCCGCATGGTGGATCTGCTCGCACGCCTGTTCCCCGGCCACTACTGGCGGGTGGTGAGCTGGCTCACGGCGCGTCTGGCCCGGGGCTGA
- a CDS encoding flavin-containing monooxygenase has translation MITDGNSMGVGRTEVGVAILGAGFAGLGMGLALKRRGITDFVIFERAGEVGGTWRDNTYPGCACDIRSDLYSFSFAPNPDWSHRYARQPEILAYLRDTATRSGLRPHLRLHHEVVRAEWDAAEARWRIQTSQGEYTARVLISGHGPLIEPRWPALPGLESFSGTRFHSAQWDHGADLRGKRVAVIGTGASAVQFVPEIQPLAGRVTVFQRTPPWVLPRLDQPTSPRRRALFRRFPLLQRASRQLIFGEAELRHLTFSNARVGALAEGAARAHLEAQVADPALRAKLTPDYRLGCKRILVSDTYYPALTRPNVELVTSPIREVRGDTLHTADGQSYPADVLIGGTGFNATRPPVARLIFGQGGRRLSDAWSPHMQALRGTTVAGFPNLFLLVGPNTALGHNSIVYIIEAQIHYVLQALEYLDSAQLAALEARPEAQEAYSDALQDRLRGSVWVQGGCTSFYLDDGGRNTTLWPERAARFRQALRHFDPAEYTGRLSARRLSPLASPGQPT, from the coding sequence ATGATCACCGACGGCAACAGCATGGGGGTCGGCCGCACGGAGGTCGGCGTGGCGATCCTGGGCGCGGGGTTCGCCGGGCTGGGCATGGGACTGGCCCTGAAGCGGCGGGGCATCACGGACTTCGTGATCTTCGAGCGCGCCGGCGAGGTCGGCGGCACCTGGCGCGACAACACCTATCCGGGCTGCGCCTGCGACATCCGCAGCGACCTGTATTCGTTCTCGTTCGCCCCCAACCCGGACTGGTCTCACCGCTACGCCCGGCAGCCCGAAATCCTCGCCTACCTGCGCGACACCGCCACCCGCAGCGGCCTGCGCCCCCACCTGCGCCTGCACCATGAGGTGGTGCGCGCCGAGTGGGACGCCGCCGAAGCCCGCTGGCGCATCCAGACCAGCCAGGGCGAGTACACCGCCCGCGTGCTGATCTCCGGCCACGGGCCGCTGATCGAGCCCCGCTGGCCGGCCCTTCCCGGCCTGGAGAGCTTTTCGGGGACGCGCTTCCACTCCGCGCAGTGGGATCACGGCGCCGACCTGCGCGGCAAGCGGGTGGCTGTGATCGGCACCGGGGCTTCAGCCGTGCAGTTCGTGCCGGAGATCCAGCCCCTGGCCGGGCGCGTCACTGTGTTCCAGCGCACTCCGCCCTGGGTGCTGCCCCGCCTGGATCAGCCCACCAGCCCCCGCCGGCGGGCCCTGTTCCGGCGTTTTCCCCTGCTGCAGCGGGCCTCCAGGCAACTGATCTTCGGCGAGGCCGAGCTGCGTCACCTCACCTTCTCGAACGCGCGGGTCGGGGCGCTGGCCGAGGGCGCGGCGCGGGCCCATCTGGAGGCCCAGGTGGCCGATCCGGCGCTGCGGGCGAAGCTGACCCCGGACTACCGCCTGGGTTGCAAGCGCATCCTGGTCAGCGACACCTACTACCCGGCGCTGACCCGGCCCAACGTGGAACTCGTGACCTCGCCCATCCGTGAGGTGCGCGGCGACACGCTGCACACCGCCGACGGCCAGAGCTACCCGGCCGACGTGCTGATCGGCGGCACCGGCTTCAACGCCACCCGGCCCCCGGTGGCCCGGCTGATCTTCGGGCAGGGCGGCCGGCGCCTCTCGGACGCCTGGTCGCCGCACATGCAGGCCCTGCGCGGCACCACGGTCGCGGGCTTTCCCAACCTCTTCCTGCTGGTCGGCCCGAACACGGCGCTGGGCCACAACTCCATCGTGTACATCATCGAGGCCCAGATCCACTATGTCCTGCAGGCGCTGGAGTATCTGGACAGCGCCCAGCTGGCCGCCCTGGAGGCGCGTCCGGAGGCCCAGGAGGCATATAGCGACGCCTTGCAGGACAGGCTGCGCGGCTCGGTGTGGGTGCAGGGCGGGTGCACCAGCTTCTATCTGGACGACGGCGGCCGCAACACCACCCTCTGGCCGGAGCGGGCGGCCCGCTTCCGTCAGGCGCTGCGGCACTTCGACCCCGCCGAGTACACGGGCCGGCTCAGTGCCCGGCGCCTCTCGCCCCTCGCCTCGCCGGGGCAGCCGACGTGA
- a CDS encoding alpha/beta fold hydrolase, producing MTPTPVTPDPAGPIPEPRFPSPPPEPTFVPSYVTVSGVRVRHLLTGGPTAVQPAGPTAEQPAGQTGSGPPVVLLHGIGRSLEDWEETVRRLAPDHRLLVPDLIGFGLSDKPDVPYTLAGLARFVERYLDAVGVREPVVLVGHSLGGAVAQQFAAQYPGRVRGLVLVGSAGFGQSVTLALRLLSVPGLGEGLLRPSPGADRRVVQSLFHDARHATQARFEHTGVLARQPGLARAYLRVVRHLGTWRGIRPAWRRELQGRLATLNVPTLIVWGERDLILPADHLEEARRAYPHALTHLYPDTGHLPQVEQADDFAARLRAFLKEEA from the coding sequence ATGACCCCGACCCCCGTCACGCCCGACCCCGCCGGCCCGATCCCCGAGCCCCGGTTCCCGTCGCCCCCGCCGGAGCCCACCTTCGTCCCCAGCTATGTCACCGTGTCGGGCGTGCGGGTGCGGCACCTGCTCACGGGTGGGCCGACCGCCGTGCAGCCCGCTGGGCCGACCGCCGAGCAGCCCGCTGGGCAGACCGGCAGCGGGCCGCCGGTGGTGCTGCTGCACGGCATCGGCCGCAGCCTGGAGGACTGGGAGGAGACGGTACGGCGGCTCGCGCCCGATCACCGCCTGCTCGTGCCGGATCTGATCGGTTTCGGCCTGAGCGACAAGCCGGACGTGCCCTACACCCTGGCCGGGCTGGCCCGCTTCGTGGAGCGCTATCTGGACGCCGTGGGCGTCCGGGAGCCGGTGGTGCTGGTCGGCCACTCGCTGGGGGGCGCGGTGGCGCAGCAATTCGCCGCGCAGTATCCGGGCCGCGTCCGGGGGCTGGTGCTGGTGGGCAGCGCGGGCTTCGGCCAGAGCGTGACCCTGGCCCTGCGCCTGCTGAGCGTGCCGGGGCTGGGGGAGGGGCTGCTCCGGCCCAGTCCCGGCGCCGACCGGCGGGTGGTGCAGAGCCTCTTCCACGACGCCCGGCACGCCACCCAGGCGCGCTTTGAGCACACCGGGGTGCTCGCCCGGCAGCCGGGGCTGGCCCGCGCCTACCTGCGGGTGGTGCGCCACCTGGGCACCTGGCGCGGCATCCGGCCCGCGTGGCGCCGGGAACTGCAGGGCCGGCTCGCCACGCTGAACGTGCCCACCCTGATCGTGTGGGGCGAACGCGACCTGATCCTGCCCGCCGACCATCTGGAGGAGGCCCGGCGCGCCTACCCCCACGCCCTCACCCACCTGTACCCGGACACCGGGCACCTTCCGCAGGTCGAGCAGGCCGATGATTTCGCCGCGCGGCTGCGCGCTTTCCTGAAGGAGGAGGCATGA
- a CDS encoding FAD-binding oxidoreductase, with translation MTQSVSSPTHPAFETFSSTFRGTLIRRGEAGYDGARAVWNAAADDLRPALIARPQDAAGVAQAVRHAVAQGLPLAVRGGGHSPAGFGTVQDGLVIDLRGMKGLQIDPASRHVRLEPGLTWGEVAGALQVHGLAITAGDVAAVGVGGLTQGGGIGWFVRQYGLAVDRLRAAELVTARGDLLRVSETEHPEVFWALRGAGANLGVITALEFESHPAGLIYGGLLAFAADEPAEAARLMGDFARLALQAPDALTMQGVFMAAPPAPFVPPHLVGTTIFAVFSCYSGELGGAPAAFAPLRALGHAAIDLTGPMPYPALFEMTAEAAMGGFRHAIRSGFLPELTPGALLALGHEIQVMQPGMIVQLRPLGGQLARVPDSATAFSHRRAPFLLMVSQAVPDASLDDLAWATTERLWAPFAAQSSGLYGNFVGERDREPARAAFTARTLERVARIKAGLDPDNVFSRTVNVRPAVPELVGR, from the coding sequence ATGACCCAGTCCGTCTCCAGCCCCACCCACCCCGCCTTCGAGACCTTCTCCTCCACCTTTCGCGGCACCCTGATCCGGCGCGGCGAGGCCGGCTACGACGGGGCCCGCGCCGTGTGGAACGCCGCCGCCGACGACCTGCGGCCCGCGCTGATCGCCCGCCCCCAGGACGCGGCCGGCGTGGCCCAGGCCGTGCGCCACGCGGTGGCCCAGGGCCTGCCCCTGGCCGTGCGCGGCGGCGGCCACAGCCCGGCGGGCTTCGGCACCGTGCAGGACGGGCTGGTGATCGACCTGCGCGGCATGAAGGGCCTGCAGATCGATCCCGCTTCCCGCCACGTCCGCCTGGAACCCGGCCTGACCTGGGGCGAGGTGGCCGGGGCGCTGCAGGTTCACGGGCTGGCCATCACCGCGGGCGACGTCGCGGCGGTCGGCGTCGGCGGGCTCACGCAGGGCGGCGGGATCGGCTGGTTCGTGCGCCAGTACGGCCTGGCGGTCGACCGGCTGCGCGCGGCGGAACTGGTCACGGCGCGGGGCGACCTCCTGCGGGTGAGCGAGACCGAGCACCCCGAGGTCTTCTGGGCGCTGCGCGGCGCCGGCGCGAACCTGGGGGTCATCACGGCCCTGGAGTTCGAGTCCCACCCCGCCGGGCTGATCTACGGCGGCCTGCTGGCCTTCGCGGCCGACGAGCCCGCCGAGGCCGCCCGCCTGATGGGCGACTTCGCCCGGCTGGCCCTGCAGGCCCCCGACGCCCTGACCATGCAGGGCGTGTTCATGGCCGCCCCCCCCGCGCCCTTCGTGCCGCCCCATCTGGTGGGCACGACCATCTTCGCGGTGTTCAGCTGCTACTCGGGAGAGCTGGGCGGCGCCCCGGCCGCCTTCGCGCCCCTGCGCGCCCTGGGCCACGCGGCCATCGACCTGACCGGCCCCATGCCCTACCCGGCCCTGTTCGAGATGACCGCCGAGGCGGCCATGGGCGGCTTCCGGCACGCCATCCGCTCCGGCTTCCTGCCCGAACTCACGCCCGGCGCCCTGCTGGCCCTGGGCCACGAGATCCAGGTCATGCAGCCCGGCATGATCGTGCAGCTGCGCCCGCTGGGAGGGCAGCTGGCCCGCGTGCCGGACAGCGCTACGGCCTTCAGCCACCGTCGGGCCCCCTTCCTGCTGATGGTCTCCCAGGCGGTGCCGGACGCCTCACTGGACGACCTGGCCTGGGCCACCACCGAGCGGCTGTGGGCCCCCTTCGCCGCGCAGAGCAGCGGCCTGTACGGCAACTTCGTGGGCGAGCGCGACCGCGAGCCGGCCCGCGCCGCCTTCACGGCCCGCACGCTGGAGAGGGTCGCCCGGATCAAGGCGGGGCTCGACCCGGACAACGTCTTTTCCCGCACCGTGAACGTCCGTCCGGCGGTGCCGGAACTCGTCGGCCGCTGA
- a CDS encoding multicopper oxidase family protein: MFSRPHFLSLVLALCLPVLGAPALAQGTPSRGALIQSFVQQRVGTVPLAEATGERREFTLEIHRVQTEISPGVSVEQWAFGLPGQPATVPGPELRVQVGDLVRIRVVNTHDQPHALHAHGITSLAQEMDGVPHTSTQILPGGSYTYEFVATQAGTHAYHCHFQTNVHLDMGMYGALIVEPRAGEGRPWTAEHTLILDEWDSRQNPADLKHDVQPDLFLVNGRTYPLIPDVPVPEGELHLLRVIHMGAQPHSLHLHGHSFLVLAKDGHDLPAPFEADTLPVLPGERYDLLVKGRDGAFPFHDHTTPQNVNGGVYPGGMHFMVTGGPARRADGTLAPPAAAHDHHAPTIPPPGAQTPAPPASPQPLPTGRPAHDHAAPAPAPTGASVIRIANFEYGPAELQIRAGTAVTWTNADPVIHHLVLTSGGQDRIHELPPGASFTFTFDQPGEFRYRCQPHPFMQGVVRVS; the protein is encoded by the coding sequence ATGTTCAGTCGCCCCCACTTCCTGAGTCTGGTGCTGGCCCTGTGTCTGCCGGTGCTGGGCGCCCCCGCCCTGGCCCAGGGCACGCCCAGCCGGGGCGCCCTGATCCAGTCGTTCGTCCAGCAGCGCGTGGGCACGGTGCCGCTGGCCGAGGCGACCGGCGAGCGGCGCGAGTTCACCCTCGAGATTCACCGTGTGCAGACCGAGATCTCGCCCGGTGTGAGCGTGGAGCAGTGGGCCTTTGGCCTGCCCGGCCAGCCCGCCACGGTGCCCGGCCCCGAACTGCGCGTGCAGGTCGGTGACCTCGTGCGGATCCGGGTGGTCAATACCCACGACCAGCCGCACGCCCTGCACGCCCACGGCATCACCTCGCTGGCGCAGGAGATGGACGGCGTGCCGCACACCAGCACCCAGATCCTGCCGGGAGGGTCGTACACCTACGAGTTCGTGGCGACGCAGGCCGGCACGCACGCCTACCACTGCCACTTCCAGACCAACGTCCACCTCGACATGGGCATGTACGGCGCGCTGATCGTCGAGCCGCGGGCCGGCGAGGGGCGCCCCTGGACGGCCGAACACACCCTGATCCTCGACGAGTGGGACAGCCGCCAGAACCCGGCCGACCTGAAGCACGACGTCCAGCCTGACCTGTTCCTGGTGAACGGCAGAACCTACCCGCTCATCCCCGACGTGCCGGTGCCGGAGGGCGAGCTTCACCTGCTGCGCGTGATCCACATGGGGGCCCAGCCGCACAGCCTGCACCTGCACGGCCACAGCTTTCTGGTGCTCGCCAAGGACGGCCACGACCTGCCGGCGCCCTTCGAGGCCGACACCCTGCCCGTGCTGCCCGGCGAGCGCTACGACCTGCTGGTGAAGGGCCGCGACGGCGCCTTTCCCTTCCACGACCACACCACCCCGCAGAACGTCAACGGGGGCGTGTATCCGGGCGGCATGCACTTCATGGTCACGGGCGGCCCCGCCCGGCGCGCCGACGGCACCCTGGCCCCGCCCGCTGCGGCCCACGACCACCACGCGCCGACCATCCCGCCCCCCGGCGCACAGACCCCTGCGCCGCCCGCCAGCCCCCAGCCCCTCCCCACGGGCCGCCCGGCCCACGACCACGCCGCCCCCGCGCCGGCCCCCACAGGCGCCAGCGTGATCCGCATCGCCAACTTCGAGTACGGGCCGGCCGAGCTGCAGATCCGCGCAGGCACCGCCGTGACGTGGACGAACGCCGATCCGGTGATCCACCATCTGGTGCTCACGAGCGGTGGTCAAGACCGGATCCACGAACTGCCCCCTGGCGCCTCCTTCACCTTCACCTTCGACCAGCCCGGCGAGTTCCGCTACCGCTGCCAGCCGCACCCGTTCATGCAAGGGGTGGTGCGCGTGAGCTGA
- a CDS encoding GNAT family N-acetyltransferase — MSILTSRLELRPLRPDDAPALAAYRNDPAIAAFQGWPLPYGLSDAAALIDEMAGRTLGVEPGWVQWGVARPGGPLLGDVALRRHGPQAEIGLTLAPASHGQGFATEAGLALLAHAFGTLKLRRLHAGIDPRNLTVTRLLARLSFRHEGTLREAYEHRGEWADEALYALLASEWAQSGADREA; from the coding sequence ATGTCCATCCTGACGTCCCGCCTGGAACTCCGGCCCCTGCGCCCGGACGACGCCCCTGCCCTGGCGGCCTATCGCAACGACCCGGCCATCGCCGCGTTCCAGGGCTGGCCGCTGCCCTACGGACTGAGCGACGCCGCCGCGCTGATCGACGAGATGGCCGGCCGCACCCTGGGTGTCGAACCCGGCTGGGTGCAGTGGGGGGTCGCGCGGCCCGGTGGCCCCCTTCTCGGGGACGTGGCCCTGCGCCGGCACGGGCCTCAGGCCGAGATCGGCCTCACGCTGGCGCCCGCCTCGCACGGCCAGGGCTTCGCCACCGAGGCCGGCCTGGCCCTGCTGGCGCACGCCTTCGGCACGCTGAAACTGCGCCGCCTGCACGCCGGCATCGATCCGCGCAACCTCACCGTGACGCGCCTGCTGGCCCGCCTGAGCTTCCGGCACGAGGGCACCTTACGGGAGGCCTACGAGCACCGGGGCGAGTGGGCCGACGAGGCGCTGTACGCCCTGCTGGCGAGCGAATGGGCTCAATCCGGAGCAGATCGGGAGGCGTGA
- a CDS encoding carboxypeptidase-like regulatory domain-containing protein, with the protein MSTRTPRLALGLTALLALSLMSCSGTTSAANTPPTSTPPTPSPPSMKLPKTVSGQVLDQHGQPIAGALIWVLPALTTGLVTLHSDAQGRYVSPPLINVPYRTYAAIQTEYRGQTFCQRLAAGSVSEYDAFSPDPTGTITRNFRWRITGAMPDGTNTFFGGDVRIYHKTWSDAQQLVAGDSSVELRLVPDGPLIDGSAGQTVVKSARVGENLLYDIPVGHYTVTATEVHKDGTRTPLVVGDYLGPPAARTTLDFKPLSGSCIGGTSNGVDRAGVYVARP; encoded by the coding sequence ATGTCCACCCGCACCCCCCGTCTTGCCCTCGGCCTGACCGCCCTGCTCGCCCTGTCGCTGATGTCCTGCAGCGGCACCACCTCGGCCGCGAACACGCCGCCCACCAGCACTCCTCCGACCCCTTCACCGCCCAGCATGAAGTTGCCCAAGACCGTCAGCGGGCAGGTGCTCGACCAGCACGGCCAGCCCATCGCCGGCGCGCTGATCTGGGTACTGCCCGCGCTGACCACCGGCCTCGTGACCCTGCACTCCGACGCCCAGGGCCGCTACGTCTCGCCGCCGCTCATCAACGTCCCCTACCGCACCTACGCCGCCATCCAGACCGAGTACCGCGGTCAGACCTTCTGCCAGCGACTCGCCGCCGGCAGCGTCAGCGAGTACGACGCCTTCAGCCCGGATCCCACCGGCACGATCACGCGGAACTTCAGGTGGCGCATCACGGGCGCGATGCCCGACGGCACCAACACTTTCTTCGGGGGTGACGTGCGCATCTACCACAAGACCTGGAGCGACGCTCAGCAGCTCGTCGCCGGTGACTCCAGCGTGGAACTCCGGCTGGTGCCGGACGGCCCGCTGATCGACGGCAGCGCCGGGCAGACGGTGGTGAAGTCGGCCCGCGTGGGCGAGAACCTGCTCTACGACATTCCCGTAGGGCACTACACGGTGACGGCGACCGAGGTGCACAAGGACGGCACGCGCACGCCGCTGGTGGTGGGCGACTACCTGGGGCCGCCGGCCGCGCGGACGACCCTGGATTTCAAGCCGCTCAGCGGCAGCTGCATCGGCGGCACCAGCAACGGCGTCGACCGCGCCGGGGTGTACGTGGCCCGGCCCTGA
- a CDS encoding YbjN domain-containing protein, producing the protein MNKTLWPALTLLTLSPALAATGEVLDATPATLVQVLRSAGYQPTLKPGDAKTSPSIQVGSGEDTVWLYFSGCKAGVCTRVTASNGFEVGQDSAELGPMLAKWNADWYTQAYLDKDGAYLDGTYLLQGGYTRANFVAWFKTYLNELAEFENTLP; encoded by the coding sequence ATGAACAAGACCCTCTGGCCCGCCCTGACCCTGCTCACCCTCTCCCCGGCGCTGGCCGCGACCGGCGAAGTCCTCGACGCCACGCCGGCCACGCTGGTGCAGGTGCTCAGGAGCGCCGGGTACCAGCCGACGCTGAAGCCAGGCGACGCCAAGACCTCGCCGTCCATCCAGGTGGGGTCGGGCGAGGACACCGTCTGGCTGTATTTTTCCGGCTGCAAGGCCGGGGTGTGCACGCGGGTCACCGCCAGCAACGGCTTCGAGGTCGGCCAGGACAGCGCCGAGCTGGGCCCCATGCTCGCCAAGTGGAATGCCGACTGGTACACACAGGCCTACCTCGACAAGGACGGCGCCTATCTGGACGGCACCTACCTCCTGCAGGGGGGCTACACCCGCGCCAATTTCGTGGCCTGGTTCAAGACCTACCTGAACGAACTGGCCGAATTCGAGAACACGCTGCCCTGA